TTCTTGTCATTCCGAGGAACGAGGAAGCACACAAGACTCGAATAACTTTGTCAAAATTTTAAACTTTGACAAAGTTCAGTGTATCATTAAAAAACCTGGCTGGCGATCTGACGAATATTCTCAGATTTACCCATCGAATAATAATGCAAAAACGGAACCCCGGCTGCTTTTAATTCTAATGATTGCTGAACAGCCCACTCAATTCCAACTTGTTTGATCTCAGCGTTATTTTTGCATTTGTCAACCGCATCAATTAAATCTTCCGGTAAATCGATTCTAAAAATCTGCGGTAAAATTTGTAAGTGTCTTTGAACAGCAATTGGCTTAATTCCTGGAATAATTGGAATTGTAATCCCCATTTCTCTTGCTTTTTCAACAAAGTTGAAATATTTAGCGTTATCAAAAAACATTTGCGTTACCACATAATCGGCTCCGGCATCTACTTTTTCTTTTAATCTCTTTAAATCCGATTGTAAAGATGGAGATTCTAAGTGTTTCTCCGGATAACCTGCAACACCAATACAAAAATTTGCTTTGTTGTCGATATCCATAACTTCATGCAGATATTTTCCGCAATTAAGATCGTTTATTTGTCGAACCAAATCAATGGCATAGTGATTTCCTCCAGCTTTTGGGGTAAAAGATTGCTCATCTTTCATGGCATCACCACGAAGTGCCATTACATTGTTGATTCCTAAATATTGACAATCAACCAACATATATTCCGTTT
The sequence above is drawn from the Flavobacterium sp. N2038 genome and encodes:
- the metF gene encoding methylenetetrahydrofolate reductase [NAD(P)H]; protein product: MKVTEHIENAKGKTLFSFEIIPPQKGKSIQELYDNIDPLMEFNPPFIDVTTSREEYIYIDRGNGLLDKKLTRMRPGTLGICASIKHKYNVDTVPHLLCGGFTQEETEYMLVDCQYLGINNVMALRGDAMKDEQSFTPKAGGNHYAIDLVRQINDLNCGKYLHEVMDIDNKANFCIGVAGYPEKHLESPSLQSDLKRLKEKVDAGADYVVTQMFFDNAKYFNFVEKAREMGITIPIIPGIKPIAVQRHLQILPQIFRIDLPEDLIDAVDKCKNNAEIKQVGIEWAVQQSLELKAAGVPFLHYYSMGKSENIRQIASQVF